A stretch of DNA from Bacillus sp. NP157:
TCGAAGCCGAATCGATGGACGATGCGGTCGACTGGGTAAAGCGCTGGCCAGCCATCGATGCCGATGGGCATGCGGAGATCGAAATCCGCCCGATCGGTTGCCCGGGTGGACTGACCAACTTCGGCGACCCGGCCGAGGACGACTCGCAACGCCCGCGCTACATCGTGATGCTGAAGGCCAATGCACGCAGCGAAACGGACTGGAATCCCGGCCCGGACATCCTCGGCAGGATGGCCGAGGCCAACCGTGCCGGGCACGAGGCGGGCTACCTCATCGCGGGCAATGGCCTGTCCTCCAGCCAGCACGCACGGCGGGTGCGTTTTACCAGGGGCCATCCCCATGTGTTCGACGGACCGTTCGCCGAGATCAAAGAGATGGTCGCCGGATTCTGGGTGCTGCGCGTGGACAGCATCGCGGACGTGATCGCGTGGGCGCGTACCTATCCCTTCCCGGATGGCGACGAGGCGCGGCTCGAAATCCGTCCGCTGTACGGCATGCAGGAACTGCTCACGCCGCTGGGCTGATGCGGCGGCGCGCCTTGCACGGCATGGTGGCGGATGCTGTCATCCGTCACCATGACCGACCCCACCCATCGCGCCATCGATGCGATCTGGAAGATCGAATCGCCCCGGATCATCGCGACCATCGCGCGCATGGTCCGCGACCTCGACCTTGCCGAAGAGCTCGCCCAGGACGCACTCGTCTCGGCACTGGAGCAGTGGCCCGCCGAAGGCGTACCGCGTAACCCAGGGGCCTGGCTGACCCAGGCGGCGAAGCACCGGGCGGTGGATCGCATCCGCCGGGAACGCATGGCCGGACGCAAGCTGGAAGCGCTGGGCAAGGACATGGAAGGCCTGCTCGAATCCGCCGACGACGCCCTGGTCGACCTGCTCGACGACGATATCGGCGACGACGTGCTCCGCCTGATCTTCACCGCCTGCCATCCGGCGCTCTCGGTCGAAGCCCAGGTGGCGCTGACCCTGCGCCTGCTCGGCGGCCTGTCGACGGACGAGATCGCCCGCGCCTTCCTCGTGCCCGAGGCCACCGTTGCCCAACGCATCGTCCGTGCGAAACGTACGCTGGCGGCCGAGACGGTGGTTTACGAGGTGCCGCGCGGCGATGCCCTCAGGGAGCGCCTCGCGGCGGTGCTGCGCGTGGTCTACCTGGTCTTCAACGAAGGCTATGCCGCCACCGCCGGCACCGACTGGATGCGTCCCGCGCTGTGCGACGAAGCCTTGCGGCTGGGCCGCATCCTCGCCGAGCTGATGCCGCGCGAGGCCGAAGTCCACGGCCTGGTCGCCCTGATGGAAATCCAGGCATCGCGGGCCGGCGCGCGCACACGGCCGGATGGCGAACCGATCCTGCTGATGGACCAGGACCGCGGCCGCTGGGACCGCCTGCTGATCGGGCGTGGGCTGAAGGCGCTGGAGCGTGCCGGGCGGCTGGGCGGAACGCACGGCCCCTATGCGCTGCAAGCCGCCATCGCCGCCTGCCACGCCCGCGCGCCACGCGGTGCGGAAACCGACTGGGCACGTATCGCGGCCCTGTACGCCGAGCTGGTGGAAGTGATGCCGTCGCCGGTGGTCGAGCTCAATCGCGCCGTGGCGGTATCGATGGCCGAAGGGCCGGCGCCCGCCCTTGCCATCGTCGATGCGCTGGCCGACGAGCCGACGCTGAAGGATTACCACCTGCTACCCAGCGTGCGCGGCGACCTGCTGTTCCGCCTGGGCCGCATGGAACCCGCGCGCGCAGCCTTCCTGCTGGCCGCCGGGATGACCCGCAATGAACGGGAGCGTGTCCTGCTCCAGGCACGGGCGGCGGCCTGCACGCCCTGAGCCTGGCAGGGCTCAGTGGGTGATGTCGATGTTGACGTTGGTGCCGTCGGGCAGGTCCTGCAATTGCTGCAGCATCGCGCCGGTGAGCTCGAAGTGTTCGCGCGCGGGCACCGGGTTGAAGTTCTCGACGGTGTATTCGCCTTCGGCGAACACCGGCAGCGTGACGTAGGTGTAGCACTCGCCCGCGCGGCATACCTTTCCCGCGTCGACCAGCGCTTCGACCAGCGGCGGCAGCAGCCACTCGTCGGCGATCTCTTCGCGCAACAGCTGGTTGAAGCCCTCGACGTTGTCGGCCACGCGCTCCACTTCGCCCGTGCCGGTGTTCAGCCAGAACACGCCGCCTTCGTCGGCCTCGTAGAACATGTCGCCCAGCGCGGTGAACAACAGCGGCGTGAACGCGTCGCCGATGCACCAGCGCCACGATTCGGCGAGTGCATCGATGGCTTCTTGGTCAGGCGTGCAGGTCAGTTCGTTCCAGGATAAGGGCATGGCGGGGAAGCCGGAGGTGGGGGTGGCCAAATTCTAGCGCCATCGGCGCGCAGGCGCGCTCGCCCCACGAGCGCCTCACGGCGTTTCGTCCACCGCCCGTTCCACGGCGCGCACGAAGTCGCCGCGGGCCTTCGCCTGCGCATCGTCCGTCGCCACCGGCCAGGCCGCGAGCTGCACGATGACCAGGTGCCGTTTCGGATCGACGTGCAGCAACTGGCCGAAGATGCCCAGCCCGGCGTAGGAGCCGTCGGCCCACGTCCACCACTGGTAGCCGTAACCGCGTCCCGGCACGCCGATGTCGGCCTGCGTGCGCGTCGCTTCCGCGAGCCATCCATCGGCCAGCACCGGCTTGCCACCAGCGATGCCGCCGTCGAGCAGGAACTGGCCCAGCCGGGCGTAGTCGCCCAGCGTGGCGGACACGCCCGAGCCACCGGCCTCGGTGCCATCGACCTCGTCCTTCAGCCACAGCGCATCATCCGCCATGCCGTAGGGCCGCCAGATTTTCTCGGACAGATAGGCGGCCAGCGTCTTGCCCGTCGCCCGCGTGACGAGGATGCCGATCAGGTCGGTTTCGCCGGTCTTGTAGACCCAGCGTTCGCCCGGCGGGAACTCGCGCGGCAAGGGCGCCATGTAGGTCACCAGCAGGGGCACGCCCGCTTCGCGACGGCCCTCGTACATCCGTGCGACATCCGATCGTGGATCGACGTAGTCCTCGTTCCAGCGCACGCCCGAGGTCATCGACAGCAGCTGTCGCACGGTGACGTCGCGGTACGCTCCCGCCGCCAGTTCCGGGATGTAGCGCGTGACCCTGTCGTCCAGCGAGTGGATCGCGCCGTCGCGCAGCGCCGCGCCCACCAGCGTCGACGTGAACGACTTGGCTACCGAGAACGACGTCCAGCGCGTGTGTGCATCGGTGCCCAGGCCATGCCGTTCCAGGCGCAGCTTGCCATCCTGCAGCACCATGATCCCCGCCACGTGGTGTGCGGCCATGTAGGCGTCGAGCGTGCTCCCATCGGCGAAGCGCGGCTCCAGCGGCGCGCCCTGCGGCAGCGCATGGGCCACGCCATGGCGCACGACGTTGCTCGCGTACTGCGCATCCATGTGGCGGAAATTCACTTCGCGCTGCGCCTGGTTCCAGAACAGCACGTCGGTGCGACGCGCATGCGGGGACGCACAGCCCGCGATGGCCACGACGGCCACTGCGACGAAACAGAAGAGGCGCGGCCTCATCGTGCCACCTTGCGTACGCGATGGCGGATCTCGAAGATGCCCAGCGCGATCGACGCGAGGATGAACGGCCCGAAGCCGTAGATGACCCGGTAGGCGAGCAGCGCCGCAAGCACCTGCGCTCGTTGTTCCTGCGGAAACGCGGCGAGGGTGAGCGCTTCGAAGGCGCCGATGCCACCGGGAGTGTTGCTGACGATGCCGGCGAGGATCGCACCGACGTAGATCGGCGCAAAGTCGAGGAAGCTCCCGGCGATGTCGGTGGGCAACAGCAGGTACATCGTTGCGATCGCGGCGATCATCTCGACGATGCCGATGGCAATCTGCGCGCCGGCCGAGCGTGCCGAGGGCACCGGCGTCGTGAACTTCCACACCTTCAGCTCATCGTGTTTGCCCGCGAGCCAGCGCAGCAGCAGGACAAAGGCCACCACCAGCGCAGCACCGACCCAGCGGCCCCAGCCGTTGGCGATCGATGGCTCGAGCATAAGCGCGATGGCGGTGACCGCGGCAAAACCCATCGCCACGGCAAAGCCGACCAGGCCGACCACGCGCGCCACGTCGGGCGCGCCCACGCCCTGCCGCGACAGCATGCGGTAACGGATCGCCGTGCCGGTGATGGCGTGGAAACCGAGGGCATTGCAGATGGCGTGCGTCGTGGCACCGGAGAAGATCTTCATCTTCATCGACACCTTGCCGGGTACGACAGTCTCCACCGCGAACACGTCGTACGCCGTGAGGCATGCCCAGCTGACCATCGCGGCACCGATCGAGCCGATGACATGCCAGTGCGGAATGCGGCCAAGCGCATCGCGCACGTCGTGCCACGCCATCTTCGCGATATAGCGATGCAACAGGAACGCCGCCGCGCCGATGATGGCCAGCGTGATGGCGTATTTCAGGGCGCGGATGGCCAGGGCCTTGCCCTTGCCGGTCGGGCGGGTGTCGCGCAAGGGAACGTCCGTGCGGTCTCGGGGGGAGGTGGATGATAGCGGACGACCGGGCCGGGTTCGTTGCACGCTCATGCCACCACGCGCCCGTCGCGAATCTCGATGGTGTGGCCTTGCAGGGCGTCGACGTCGGCGGGGTCGTGGGTGATCAGGAGCAGTTGCAGGTCCAGGCGTTGC
This window harbors:
- a CDS encoding flippase-like domain-containing protein; the protein is MRDTRPTGKGKALAIRALKYAITLAIIGAAAFLLHRYIAKMAWHDVRDALGRIPHWHVIGSIGAAMVSWACLTAYDVFAVETVVPGKVSMKMKIFSGATTHAICNALGFHAITGTAIRYRMLSRQGVGAPDVARVVGLVGFAVAMGFAAVTAIALMLEPSIANGWGRWVGAALVVAFVLLLRWLAGKHDELKVWKFTTPVPSARSAGAQIAIGIVEMIAAIATMYLLLPTDIAGSFLDFAPIYVGAILAGIVSNTPGGIGAFEALTLAAFPQEQRAQVLAALLAYRVIYGFGPFILASIALGIFEIRHRVRKVAR
- a CDS encoding beta-lactamase family protein, with amino-acid sequence MRPRLFCFVAVAVVAIAGCASPHARRTDVLFWNQAQREVNFRHMDAQYASNVVRHGVAHALPQGAPLEPRFADGSTLDAYMAAHHVAGIMVLQDGKLRLERHGLGTDAHTRWTSFSVAKSFTSTLVGAALRDGAIHSLDDRVTRYIPELAAGAYRDVTVRQLLSMTSGVRWNEDYVDPRSDVARMYEGRREAGVPLLVTYMAPLPREFPPGERWVYKTGETDLIGILVTRATGKTLAAYLSEKIWRPYGMADDALWLKDEVDGTEAGGSGVSATLGDYARLGQFLLDGGIAGGKPVLADGWLAEATRTQADIGVPGRGYGYQWWTWADGSYAGLGIFGQLLHVDPKRHLVIVQLAAWPVATDDAQAKARGDFVRAVERAVDETP
- a CDS encoding DUF1851 domain-containing protein, which encodes MPLSWNELTCTPDQEAIDALAESWRWCIGDAFTPLLFTALGDMFYEADEGGVFWLNTGTGEVERVADNVEGFNQLLREEIADEWLLPPLVEALVDAGKVCRAGECYTYVTLPVFAEGEYTVENFNPVPAREHFELTGAMLQQLQDLPDGTNVNIDITH
- a CDS encoding RNA polymerase sigma factor, with translation MTDPTHRAIDAIWKIESPRIIATIARMVRDLDLAEELAQDALVSALEQWPAEGVPRNPGAWLTQAAKHRAVDRIRRERMAGRKLEALGKDMEGLLESADDALVDLLDDDIGDDVLRLIFTACHPALSVEAQVALTLRLLGGLSTDEIARAFLVPEATVAQRIVRAKRTLAAETVVYEVPRGDALRERLAAVLRVVYLVFNEGYAATAGTDWMRPALCDEALRLGRILAELMPREAEVHGLVALMEIQASRAGARTRPDGEPILLMDQDRGRWDRLLIGRGLKALERAGRLGGTHGPYALQAAIAACHARAPRGAETDWARIAALYAELVEVMPSPVVELNRAVAVSMAEGPAPALAIVDALADEPTLKDYHLLPSVRGDLLFRLGRMEPARAAFLLAAGMTRNERERVLLQARAAACTP